The sequence CGAATTCCGGTGGAGCGCGGTCGGGGCGACGTCCGTTTGTTCTTCCATCCCTCGCTTCGTTTTGCTCGGCGGTTCGGCGGTTCGGCGGTTCGGCGGTTCGGCGGTTCGGCGGTTCGGCGGTTCGGCGGTTCGGCGGTTCGGCAATTGTGCGAACGGATGGACGCGCCCCGGCAAGCCGGCGATCCGGCCGCATCGAGAACCCGCTGCGGCGCGCCGGCTCGCCCGCCTCGGCGCGGCCGCGCGATGTCGTCGCACGTCGTCCGTTCGGCCGACCGCGGAAAGCCACGCGGTTTGCGGGATAATACGGGTTTTCCGCTTTCGCCCGCTTCCGCCCGAGCGCCCTCCGCCGCCACCCGTCATGTGCGGCCGCGCCGTCGGGCCGCAGCCGCCTTACCTTTCGAACGACATGACCACCGTCAACCTCGCCGCCTACCGCTTCGTCTCGCTCGACTCGATCGAGCAAATGCGGCCGCTCATCGCCGCGCGCTGCAATGCGCTCGAGCTGCGCGGCACGATCCTGCTCGCGCCCGAAGGCGTCAATCTGTTCATCGCGGGAACCCGCGACGCAACCGGCGCGTTCGTCGACTACCTGCGCCACGATCCGCTCTTCGAGGGCAAATTCGCGGACCTGCAGTTCAAGGAGAGCCTGTCCGACTCGCAGCCGTTTCGGCGGATGCTCGTGCGCCTGAAGCGCGAGATCATCACGATGAAGAAGGCCGCGATCAAGCCGGAACTCGGCCGCGCGCCGTCCGTCGACTCGCGCACGCTGAAGACCTGGCTCGACCGGGGCCACGACGATGCGGGCCGCCCGGTCGTGATGCTCGACACGCGCAATGCATTCGAAGTCGACGTCGGCACGTTCGACAACGCGCTCGACTACCGGATCGACAAGTTCAGCCAGTTCCCCGACGTGATCGAGGCGAACCGCTCGGACCTCGAAGGCAAGACCGTCGTGTCGTTCTGCACGGGCGGCATTCGCTGCGAAAAGGCGGCGATCCACATGAAGGACGTCGGCATCGAGAACGTGTATCAGCTCGAAGGCGGGATTCTCAAGTATTTCGAGGAAGTGGGCGGCGCGCATTATCACGGCGACTGCTTCGTGTTCGATTACCGCACGGCGCTCAA comes from Burkholderia savannae and encodes:
- a CDS encoding sulfurtransferase — translated: MTTVNLAAYRFVSLDSIEQMRPLIAARCNALELRGTILLAPEGVNLFIAGTRDATGAFVDYLRHDPLFEGKFADLQFKESLSDSQPFRRMLVRLKREIITMKKAAIKPELGRAPSVDSRTLKTWLDRGHDDAGRPVVMLDTRNAFEVDVGTFDNALDYRIDKFSQFPDVIEANRSDLEGKTVVSFCTGGIRCEKAAIHMKDVGIENVYQLEGGILKYFEEVGGAHYHGDCFVFDYRTALNPRLEPTADVTCFACRAVVPADAQQSPLYVPGKSCPACHPGERADRTAEPAHAA